A genomic stretch from Telmatocola sphagniphila includes:
- a CDS encoding Gfo/Idh/MocA family protein: MSALGFAIVGCGMIARFHARALAEIPGTRLAALVSRNPANAEKLLQETGLSPCPIFADIKSMLTRTDVHAVIICTASGAHLESAILAAAAGKHVIVEKPLEITPERCDRIIDACSKNRVLLCTIFPSRFHDANMALKNAVTAGRFGRLTLGETTCKWWRSQAYYDEGGWKGTQTLDGGGALMNQAIHNVDLLLWMMGDATHVSGFTATLAHERIEVEDTAVACLRFRNGALGVIQAATSVYPGLPKTIAIHGNRGSAAIEQEDILRWDFNPPTPEDDFIKAKFAVKLGASGGSADPKAISHQGHARQLADFVRAIETNGRPQVDGAEGRKAVALICSIYESMRTGRVVEMK, translated from the coding sequence ATGTCCGCTTTGGGATTTGCGATTGTGGGCTGCGGGATGATTGCTCGTTTTCACGCCCGGGCGCTAGCTGAAATACCCGGCACCCGTTTGGCGGCTCTCGTCAGTCGGAATCCAGCTAACGCCGAGAAACTCCTACAAGAAACCGGCCTGTCTCCCTGCCCGATTTTCGCCGATATCAAGTCGATGCTGACCCGTACCGATGTTCATGCCGTCATCATCTGCACGGCCAGCGGCGCCCATCTGGAATCTGCAATCCTGGCCGCTGCAGCTGGCAAGCACGTTATCGTCGAGAAGCCACTGGAAATTACGCCGGAGCGTTGCGATCGCATCATCGACGCCTGCAGCAAAAACCGCGTGCTCCTCTGCACAATTTTCCCCTCGCGCTTCCATGATGCCAACATGGCTCTGAAGAATGCCGTGACGGCGGGGCGTTTCGGCCGACTCACACTGGGTGAAACAACTTGCAAATGGTGGCGTTCCCAAGCTTATTATGATGAGGGAGGCTGGAAAGGAACTCAGACACTCGATGGCGGCGGCGCCCTCATGAATCAGGCGATCCACAATGTCGATCTTCTGCTCTGGATGATGGGGGATGCGACTCACGTCTCCGGCTTCACGGCCACTCTGGCTCACGAACGCATTGAGGTCGAGGATACCGCCGTGGCCTGTCTGCGTTTTCGCAACGGAGCACTCGGGGTCATTCAGGCAGCGACTTCCGTTTATCCCGGTCTTCCCAAAACTATCGCGATCCATGGCAATCGGGGCAGTGCGGCGATCGAGCAGGAAGACATCCTCAGATGGGACTTCAACCCGCCCACTCCGGAAGATGATTTCATCAAAGCGAAATTTGCCGTGAAGTTGGGCGCATCGGGCGGTTCGGCCGATCCTAAAGCCATCTCGCATCAGGGGCATGCTCGCCAGTTAGCTGATTTCGTGCGGGCCATCGAAACAAACG
- the pgsA gene encoding CDP-diacylglycerol--glycerol-3-phosphate 3-phosphatidyltransferase gives MVSPLWNVPNLLTLSRLPLSALIFVAIQLDYWWWALGFFVVASLTDWLDGWWARRYDQGTPFGRAADPLIDKVMILGGFVFLMTKPESRLSAWMVAAMLAREFLITGLRGYMESLGVKFGADWFGKLKMFLQCILFGYLLFFLGIAGSDIEFLVGIQIVLIYVTILATIGSGVQYLVRSWPHLQK, from the coding sequence ATGGTTTCACCCCTCTGGAACGTTCCTAACCTACTCACTCTCAGTCGATTGCCGCTCTCGGCATTGATTTTTGTCGCCATTCAACTCGATTATTGGTGGTGGGCGTTAGGATTCTTTGTCGTGGCTTCGCTTACCGACTGGCTCGATGGCTGGTGGGCCCGACGTTACGATCAGGGTACGCCTTTTGGCCGGGCGGCCGATCCGCTGATCGACAAAGTCATGATTCTGGGAGGATTCGTTTTCCTGATGACCAAACCGGAAAGTCGACTATCGGCTTGGATGGTTGCCGCGATGCTCGCCCGGGAATTTTTGATCACCGGTTTGCGCGGCTACATGGAATCGTTAGGTGTGAAATTCGGTGCCGACTGGTTTGGTAAGCTGAAAATGTTCCTGCAGTGTATTTTATTCGGTTACCTGCTCTTCTTTCTGGGAATTGCCGGAAGCGATATCGAATTCCTGGTCGGCATTCAAATTGTCTTGATTTACGTTACGATCCTGGCCACCATTGGCAGTGGTGTTCAATATCTGGTCCGTTCCTGGCCGCATCTTCAGAAGTGA
- the rimO gene encoding 30S ribosomal protein S12 methylthiotransferase RimO, producing MSVSLPTTEKSFAFVSLGCPKNLVDSERMLGKLAQDGYALQPDANGASVVVINTCGFIESARQESLSVIREMLDLKKQGKVGSVVVAGCLAERQKDMLLQEVPEVDQIVGVFGREEIVQAVDRAVEHQQEQRAWFKPAPVRALNDTARLRITPRHYAYLKISEGCDRLCTFCAIPKMRGKHATKPMEEVLAEARELAADGVRELLIVAQDSTYYGMDLYGEVRFAQLLRELNKVDGLEWIRVLYAYPEHITSELLKTLSSSEKVIPYIDMPLQHINDRVLKRMQRRVNRASTEKLIGQLRKEIPLLNFRTTFIVGFPGETEAEFEELRNFVKDMAFERAGVFTYSFEPDTPAVKLDGHMPEEVKQDRYNRLMETQQAVAFAWSERQTGREIEVIIDGADPEVPNHWLARSHADAPEIDGMVRVKGKNLRSGDIVQVKVTAADGYDLAARAVGTPR from the coding sequence ATGAGTGTTTCTCTGCCTACTACCGAAAAGTCTTTTGCTTTCGTTTCGCTGGGTTGCCCCAAAAATCTCGTCGACAGCGAGCGCATGCTGGGAAAACTCGCCCAGGATGGCTATGCTCTGCAGCCAGATGCGAATGGGGCGAGCGTTGTTGTGATCAACACTTGCGGCTTCATCGAATCAGCCCGTCAGGAATCACTAAGTGTCATCCGCGAGATGCTTGATCTCAAGAAGCAGGGGAAAGTCGGCTCGGTGGTGGTTGCCGGGTGCCTCGCTGAGCGGCAGAAGGATATGCTTCTGCAAGAAGTTCCGGAGGTCGATCAGATCGTCGGCGTCTTCGGCCGGGAAGAGATCGTTCAAGCGGTCGATCGTGCCGTAGAGCACCAACAGGAACAGCGGGCCTGGTTCAAACCGGCCCCTGTCCGAGCACTGAATGACACGGCCCGGCTTCGCATCACTCCCCGCCATTACGCTTACCTGAAAATCTCCGAAGGGTGCGATCGGCTTTGCACATTCTGTGCGATTCCCAAGATGCGGGGTAAGCACGCTACCAAACCGATGGAGGAAGTTCTGGCGGAAGCCCGCGAACTGGCGGCGGATGGGGTGCGGGAACTGCTGATCGTCGCCCAGGATAGTACCTATTACGGCATGGATCTCTACGGCGAAGTGCGATTCGCGCAGTTATTGCGGGAATTAAACAAAGTCGACGGTCTTGAGTGGATCCGTGTGCTCTACGCCTATCCCGAGCATATCACCAGCGAATTGCTGAAGACACTTTCGAGTTCGGAAAAAGTGATTCCTTATATCGACATGCCGTTGCAGCACATCAACGACCGAGTTTTAAAACGGATGCAGCGCCGGGTAAATCGAGCTTCCACCGAAAAGCTGATCGGTCAGCTGCGCAAAGAAATTCCCTTACTGAACTTTCGGACCACCTTCATCGTCGGTTTCCCCGGCGAAACCGAGGCGGAATTTGAAGAGCTCAGAAATTTCGTAAAGGATATGGCTTTCGAACGGGCGGGCGTTTTCACCTATTCTTTCGAACCCGACACGCCCGCCGTCAAACTCGATGGGCATATGCCTGAAGAAGTGAAACAGGATCGCTACAATCGCCTGATGGAAACTCAGCAAGCTGTGGCTTTCGCGTGGAGCGAACGGCAGACCGGTCGGGAAATCGAAGTGATTATCGATGGGGCAGATCCCGAAGTTCCGAATCACTGGCTGGCTCGCAGCCATGCCGATGCGCCGGAGATTGATGGCATGGTTCGTGTGAAGGGCAAAAACCTTCGTTCCGGCGATATCGTCCAGGTGAAAGTCACGGCCGCGGATGGTTACGATCTGGCAGCACGGGCAGTGGGAACTCCCCGGTAA